GCTGGCTGGCGCGCGTCTGCCAGAACCGTGCCACCTCGGGCTTGCTCGACGCCGTTCCCCTGGACTGCCCGGCCCGCTACGGGAAGCCGATCGTTCCCCCGCGGTGACGACGCAGCGGGCGGGGCTCTCACCTCTTTCTGGCATCCAGTTCGCCGGGCCGGCGGAGACCACCGCGGTCCCCGCCGGGTCCGGAGCCTGCACCACCACAGCCCATTGCCATAAGGAGCCTGCATGACCGTGCAAATCGACAGTTCGGCTACTCCCGAGCAGCCGGCCGCCGACACCGACGACGACCCGTTCCAGCTCGACATCACCTTCATCGAGAACACGCCGGCAACCGAGACCGTGCTGATGTGCAGCACCGGTGACAACTGCGGAAGCTCCTGCCCGAGCGCCTGCACCACGTCGTAACACGCCGTCCGCCGGTGTGGGTCGGACGGATCGCCTCCGCCCGACCCACACCCTTCCAGCCAAGAACGGAGTCCGGATTATGACGCGCTTACGACAGAACCTGTACAGGGGGACGGGCCAAGGGATGCTGCGCGCTGCGGCGCACCTCTCCGAGCCGGTCATGCCGCCCTGGCCGGGGCCTGCGGCTTCGCTCGTGCACTGGCGTTCGTGGCTGGCCGCGGTGTGGGCCGATGACACATTCCGGCGGGCTGTGTCGAGCGCGAGCCCGGACCTGGAACGCCAGGTCCAGTCGATCATCGATGGCCGCTCACCGAAGGTGCGCCGGGTGCGACGTGCGGCGCTGGCCATCGCCCGGTATGCGATCAGGTACGCGCGGCGCTCTACCCCGTTCGGCCTGTTCGCGGGCGTTGCGCTGGTCGAGTTCGGCGACATGGCCGAGGTACGAGTCGGGGACCGGCACCAGGCGGTCAGCAGGCCGGATCCGGTGGCCCTGGATGCCGCGGTCACCGGCTGGGAGGGCGACGGCGCGCGGATGGCCGACGTTGACGTATGCGTGAACAATCTTGTTCAGCAGCGAGACGGGCGGGTTCACGTTCCGTCCCAGGGGGCCTCGGAGTTCTCGTTGGCGCTGACGCCCGCGGTCGCGCTCGTCCTCGACGTGGCCCGATCACCGATCCGGTACTCGGACCTGGCGGAGAAGCTCGCCGCAGAGCTTCCGGGGACGGCTGACCATCACAGGGCCGGTCTGCTTGCGCAACTTCTACGGGTGCGCTTGCTGCGGTCCGCACTGCGCGCTCCCGCGACCGTCGTCCACCCCACGGACGTCCTTCCCTCCACCTTGCGAGAGGAGATTCGGAACACCTCGTCGGCGACGGATCTGAGGCTGGACGCCACGGTCCGGCTCCCGAGCGCGGTCCTGACGGAGGCGGAGACCGCTGCGACCGTCCTGGCCCGGATCGCTACGCATCTGAGCGGCACCCCGGCATGGCGTCGCTGGATCGCGCAGTTCGCCGAGCGCTACGGCGAAAGCACCGAGGTGCCCCTGAACCTGGTGCTGGACCCCGAGAAGGGCTTGGGCTTTCCCGACGGGTTCGGCCACGTGTCCGAGCCGCCACGCCCCATGACGCGGCGGGACCGACTGCTGCTGGGGTTCGCGGGTGCTGCCGTGGCCGAAGGCGCTCGCTCGGTGCCACTGCCCCCTGCGCTGATCGAAGAGTTGGAGGCCGCCGCAGGCAAGCCCGCCGGCACCGCGCCGCATCTCGAACTGGCGGTGTCCGTCAACGCCCGCTCGACGCAGGCTCTGGAACGTGGGAACTTCCGACTCCAGGTGTCCACCGTCTCTCGCTCGGCCGGCTCGATGACGGGCCGGTTCTGGCACCTGTTCCCGAATGCAGGCATGGTGTGCGCCGACCTGCCCACAGTCGAAGCCGGCGCGGAGCTGGCCCAGCTCTCCTTCCACCCCGGTCGCGTCCCGGCCGACCTGCTCACCCGCGTCCCGCGCGTGCTGCCCCGACTGGTCAGCGTCGGCGAGTTCCGTCAGCCGGAGGAAGGCGTGCTGTTCCCCTCCGACCTGGCCATCGGCATCCGTGACAGCCGCCCCTACCTTGCCGACGCCGTCACCGGCACGCACCTCGAACTGCTCGCGCCGACTGCCCTGAACTTCCTATGGAACAACTACACGCCTCCGCTGGCGCGCTTCCTCGTCGAGATCAGCCGGGCCACGACCCCGCAGGTGACCTCGTTCGACTGGGGTGCGGCGTGGACGCTGCCCTTCACTCCGGCCGTGCGCTACCGCCGCTCGACCTTGGTGGCCGCACGATGGAAGGTACGGGCCAGGGACTTGCCCAGCCGGACGGTGAGGCTGGATGAGTGGGCCGGGCAGTTACACGGCTGGATGGCCCGCTTCCGCGTACCGGACCGCGTGCTGCTGACCGAGGACGATCAACAGCTTCCACTCGACCTGCACCAGAACATGCACCTGGACCTGCTGCGTGCTCACCTCGATGCCAGCCCGACCGGCATCGCGACCCTCCATGATGCGCCTGGTCCAGAGGCTGACGGATGGATCGGCGGTAGGGCCCACACCCTCGTCCTTCCCATGGAGGCGCGCTCATGACAGCGGCGACCCCGCCTGGGACTCAGGATCTGTCCGAGGGTGTCCTCGGAGTAGCGCTGCTGCACATCGAACGCGGTGATCTTCCCTCCGCCCACAACAGCCTGGAGCACGCGGTTGCCGAGGGCGTGAGCGCAGGAGCCAACGCCTCGCTCTTCCACGGCGCCCCGGCACTGGAGTTCGTGCTCAGCTGCGCCGGACGCGCTGACCGGGACGTCCGCAACGTCGTCGATCGCATGGTGACTGTCCGACTGGCCGCGGCACACTGGCGGCGGGCTTCTGGCGCCCTGCCGTATCTCGGAGAGTTCGACCTCATCCGCGGTCTGACGGGGCTGGCCGCCCTGCTGCTGACCCGCGGCGGGGTTCCGGCGTTGCTGAAAGAGATCTTGTCCTACCTCGTCTCGCTGTCACGGCCGGTCTACATCGAAGGCCGTGACCTGCCGGGGTGGTGGTCGCAGTCCGGGCCCGCTGACGAGGAGATGGACGGGGGACACGGCAACAACGGCGTCGCTCACGGTATCGCCGGGCCCTTGGCCGTGCTGTCCCTCGCCACGCGGCACGGCATCCGGGTGCCGGGGCAGCACGACGCCATCGAGGTCTTCGCGCACTGGCTGGACACGTACGGCTGCTGCTACTGGACCACCCAGGACGAGCTGACAGATCCCGAGCCACCCAAGCCAGCGCCGACGCGTCCGTCCTGGTGCTACGGCCCGCCCGGCATCGCCCGGGTGCAGCAGCTCGCCGCGCTCGCGCTGGGCGACCCGGCCCGACGGCTCGCGGCAGAGGACACCATCGCGAGCGCACTCTCCGACGCAGCGCACCTCGACCGGATCAGGGACGCCTCGCTGTGCCACGGATGGGCCGGCCTGGTGACCCTCGTCCGTGCCGTTGCCGACGACAGCACTGCTCCCAGCCGGTTCACACCGCTGATCGACGACCTGACCACCCGCCTCGCCGCTGACCTGGCGCATCTGCCCAAGCCCGGATTCATGGAGGGCCGTGCCGGCGCGCAACTGGCTCTGGACGGCACGAACAGCACCGGCTGGACCAGAGCCCTGCTGATCACTTGACGTCGGTCGGCGTACGGACCGAGCCCACTCATGAGGAACGCCCACGAACCATGGACATCGACGACGAGAACCTTCCGATCACCGCCGAGAACGACTGGTGGCACGCCATCGTGTCGTTTCCGGACGGCACCGGAGTGAGCCCGCAGGCCGCCCACGCGCTCTCGACCGCCCTGCACGACCAGCGATTTCACTTCCTGCGCAAAGACGGCGGGCTGAGGCTACGCACCGAGCACTCCGCGGCAGAGCTGCTGAACGGTCTCGTAGCCTCCCAGCACGTCAGCGGCTGGGTCAGCGGCGTCTACGAGCCGGAGACCGAAGCCTTCGGCGGCCCCGAGGGCATGGACGTCGCACATGACGTGTTCTGCGCCGACAGCCGTGCCGCCCTGGCCGAGGTCGGCAGTACGGGAGCCAGAGAACGTTGTGTTCTGCTGCTCTCCGCCATGATCCGGTCAACTGGTCTCGACCCGTTCGAAGCAGGCGATGTCTGGGCGAGACTCAGCACCCTGCGGCCCCCCGTCACCCCGCCCACCGGTCTGGCTCGCGATCGGGCCATCACCGCCATGCGACGCCTGATGAACGCCGACGCGGCCCGGCGGCCGGACGCGGAACCCGGATGGGCCGAACGGGTCGCCGCCTTCGAAGAGACCGGCCGTCAGCTCCGCCGACTCGCCGCCCAAGGGTGGTTGATACGGGGCTTGCGCGCCGTCCTCGCCCATCATGCGATCTTCGCCTTCAACCGCGCAGGAGTACCTGCCGACGAGCAGGCCGCCACCGCGTGGCTCGCTCGTCAGGTCGCCTTCAGCGCAGGCGAAGCCGCCGACGTGTCCATCCACCGGTCCGCCTCGCCGGACCCTGACCTCGCTCGAATGGAGATCACCGTGCCACCCGCCACCGACCCCGCCGAACT
The nucleotide sequence above comes from Streptomyces sp. TS71-3. Encoded proteins:
- a CDS encoding FxLD family lanthipeptide, with the translated sequence MTVQIDSSATPEQPAADTDDDPFQLDITFIENTPATETVLMCSTGDNCGSSCPSACTTS
- a CDS encoding lantibiotic dehydratase family protein, which encodes MLRAAAHLSEPVMPPWPGPAASLVHWRSWLAAVWADDTFRRAVSSASPDLERQVQSIIDGRSPKVRRVRRAALAIARYAIRYARRSTPFGLFAGVALVEFGDMAEVRVGDRHQAVSRPDPVALDAAVTGWEGDGARMADVDVCVNNLVQQRDGRVHVPSQGASEFSLALTPAVALVLDVARSPIRYSDLAEKLAAELPGTADHHRAGLLAQLLRVRLLRSALRAPATVVHPTDVLPSTLREEIRNTSSATDLRLDATVRLPSAVLTEAETAATVLARIATHLSGTPAWRRWIAQFAERYGESTEVPLNLVLDPEKGLGFPDGFGHVSEPPRPMTRRDRLLLGFAGAAVAEGARSVPLPPALIEELEAAAGKPAGTAPHLELAVSVNARSTQALERGNFRLQVSTVSRSAGSMTGRFWHLFPNAGMVCADLPTVEAGAELAQLSFHPGRVPADLLTRVPRVLPRLVSVGEFRQPEEGVLFPSDLAIGIRDSRPYLADAVTGTHLELLAPTALNFLWNNYTPPLARFLVEISRATTPQVTSFDWGAAWTLPFTPAVRYRRSTLVAARWKVRARDLPSRTVRLDEWAGQLHGWMARFRVPDRVLLTEDDQQLPLDLHQNMHLDLLRAHLDASPTGIATLHDAPGPEADGWIGGRAHTLVLPMEARS
- a CDS encoding lanthionine synthetase C family protein → MTAATPPGTQDLSEGVLGVALLHIERGDLPSAHNSLEHAVAEGVSAGANASLFHGAPALEFVLSCAGRADRDVRNVVDRMVTVRLAAAHWRRASGALPYLGEFDLIRGLTGLAALLLTRGGVPALLKEILSYLVSLSRPVYIEGRDLPGWWSQSGPADEEMDGGHGNNGVAHGIAGPLAVLSLATRHGIRVPGQHDAIEVFAHWLDTYGCCYWTTQDELTDPEPPKPAPTRPSWCYGPPGIARVQQLAALALGDPARRLAAEDTIASALSDAAHLDRIRDASLCHGWAGLVTLVRAVADDSTAPSRFTPLIDDLTTRLAADLAHLPKPGFMEGRAGAQLALDGTNSTGWTRALLIT